GACTGGGCCCCTCGCGTGGATTGTGGGGGGCTGTTCATGGGGACCATCTCCTTTTTCTTAGTTTACAAGGGTTGATTTGCTCTGGTTTTCAAGCATTTTTCGTGTACAGACCTCTTCAAGAGGTATTTGACTCCAGCCAGTCCAGCTTGTCATTCCAGATGAAAAGAACCAAATCATAGGAATTTACGAGTCTGAGAGAAATGCTCCCAGCTGTGCCCAAGATAATGCACAAGGATGGTCACTGCGGCAGTGTGTTGGAGAAAAAGGCGAAATGACCTAATGCCTGCCCACAGGAGCACCTGTACAAAGGTGCTGTACAAAGGATGTACAAACCTTCCTGTACAGGAAGCTGTGACCCTGATCCCAGCTCTCCATGGCTGCTCTTCCCATCCAGGATGCTCAGGCCCAGCCACGGCAGAGCTGTGCCACACGGACTCCTCGCTGACCGCCCTGGACGAGGAGATGCTGTGGGAGATGATGGAGGACCACCGCTGCAGGATTGGGCGCAGCATCTGCCCCAGTCGCCTCACCCCCTACCTGCGCCAGGCAAAGGTGCTGGACCAGCTGGACGAGGAGGAGGTGCTGCACAGCCCCAGGTTCACAAACACGGCCATGAGAGTTGGTGAGGACCTGCATCCCGGCCACCGTGGCCCCAGCAGGCCCCTTCTGCAGAGCCTGCTCAGTGCAGGTTGCGCCGGGAAGGCCCGTGTGAGGGCAAGTAGTGCAGGACTTTAAGGAACAACACCAAGGGGACCTGAGGTCCAGTCATGGGGACTGTATTAGTGTCCCAGAGCTGCCACAACAAATGATCACAAACCAgctggcttaaaacagcagaaatgtctTCTCTCACAGTTTGGAGgccaaaagtctgaaatcaaggtgtcagcagggctgtgctccctctgaaggctctaggggagaaaaTTTCTTGCCTCTTTCTGCTTCTGGTGGTCCCAGCAACCTTgatttgtggccacatcactccaatctctgcctctatttTCACGTGGCCTTCTTCTTTGcatcttctcctcttctgtctcctatAAGGGCACTTgtgattggatttagggcccacctggataacccaggaggatctcatcttgagatccttactttaattacatctgcaaagcctTTTCCAGAAAAGGTCCCGTTGGTAGGTTCCTAGTGGACATAACTTTGGGACCCATGACTCAACCCACTCTAGATGTCTTTGGAGCTGATTCTGATTGTCTGATTAGCTGTGTTTATTCGTTCAAAAACAGGGAAGCTAATAGTTTCATCACATAAGGTTGTTAGGAGAATTGAATGGGTTACAACTTATCAGATACTCATCTCAAAGCCTGGGTCATGGAAAGCAAGTAGTAACTGGTAGCTATCAACATGACACTATTTGTGCCTGTTGCCTTATGACCATTAAAGGAGAAATGAATCCAAGCCACTAATTCAAGCTGAGAGTGATGGGATCTGGGTGGGCTGGGAAGGCCCAAGTTTCTCTGGGACCCAGGCCCTGGGGCGCTTCCCCCAACCTGCTTTGTATACATGTGTCTGCGTGTGTCCACCAACAAACCTGGGAAGTCTTGAGAGCAAAGATCATCCTCCTGCGTCTTTTATCCCCAGCTCTTAGCACGTGCGCTGTAGCAGTTCCTCAATTAATATCAGCCTGGCCCTTCTCGACACTGACCACCATCATGGGAATAAATGGAGCAGTGAGGACCCCACCCCGGGGGCCCTGGAAAACTGCTTTGACCTCCTGATTCCTAGATGTGCAAGGATTCCCCTCCCTGCACCCTGCTCCCCTCATGCGAAGCCCGCCTAACACCTGGTCAGCTAAGACTGTTCTCTCTCCAAAGGGCACTTGCTGGATTTGCTGAAGACTCGAGGGAAGAATGGGGCCATCGCCTTCCTGGAGAGCCTGAAATTCCACAACCCTGACGTCTACACCCTGGTCACCGGGCTACAGCCCAGCGTAGACTTCACAAACTTCAGTGGTGAGAGCTGGGTCTTTGATGTAACCCAGGGTGAGGGGGTGTCCCACCTTGACTGCAGGCCGTTCCAGACATTTCCCTGCTCCCTTCAAGCTGACATTCCTGTCCCTGTGCTCTgcacccccccaaccccgcacTCTGGGGGTGAGGagaccccctacacacacactaACCAtagtgggggtgggtgggcagagcCCATGAACTTGGGTTCTAAAAGAAACGGTTTGTCCCTAACTATCCAACACCAAGAGAAGAACCCTCACAGGTCATGGACTCTGCGTTTGAGAGGTGCAGGCAAAGAGGAAGTGTGTCATTTCCTAGAAAACCTTTACTTGGTACTTGAGGTGGAGGGGAGCCCAGTCCCACCCTGTCccacctggctctggctctcaGGAGGGGCCGccagaggggaaaaggagaggagCTGCTAAGTAAAGGTTTACACAGGCTGGGTGGGAGATGAGGCCATGTTTATTAATTGAGTAATTTTAGGCTtctctggaggagctgttgaaaGATTTAGGTATTCAAAGGAGCAGGCAACATCACTCAAAACTGTGGCTAAGAAAACGTTTCTGCCTGTTTGGCGTCACAGTCCATATTTATGTGATTCAGAGTTCTGTTATACAGATTCTTTGCTATGTTTTCCTTAGGATGACATGAGAATGAGCATCGAGCACGGCTGGGGGGAAGTTGGGTCTGAACAGCAGGGTCCCACAGGGAAGCCAAGAATGGGTAGTCCTAGTACCAAAATCGCCTGTCACACTTTATTTCACCAAAATATTCAGTCCTATTGACCCTGGAAGCGTTTAAGGCGACCAACAGATTAGGGTGGGGGTTCCTTCTTGAGAGTCTGGGCACAGGAAGAAAGACCCTGGAGGATGAAGAGCCCCTGGGCCCACTGCCCCGTCCCGCAGGGCTCATGGAGACGTCCAAGCTGACCGAGTGCCTGGCCGGGGCCATCGGCAGCCTGCAGGAAGAGCTGAGCCAGGAGAAGGGGCAGAAGGAGGCACTGCTGCGGCAGTGCCAGCAGCtgcaggagcagctgggccaggccGAGGCCCGTGCGGAGGGCTTGTGCCAGCTGGAGGCCGACCACGGCCGCATGAACCACGAGGTCAGTGCCCACTTCCACAAGGTGCTGAAACTGAAGGACAAGATGCTGAGTCTCTCGCTGCACTACAGCAACGCGCTGCAGGAGAAGGATCTGGCCACCATGCGCTGCCGCGGCCTGCAAGAAGAGGTATCGGGGATGCCGCTCGGGATGCCCATCCTGACCTGCTGCTCCCCACCCCGTGCCTCTGCACTCACTGGTCCATCTCCTGgaactcccacccccactccctgtGACGCCCCTGCAGGAAGCTGACCTTTCTCCTCCACCAGGGCCCCCTTGCATAGGCTATGTGGCCTCGAGCCTGCCCTGCCCTGTAACTGCCTGGTCTGTGAAGTGCCCACCATGTGGACCCCGCCTGCCTGTGTCTAGGGGCCCATCTGGCTATTCTGGGAGTGGTGGACccacccaggccccaccccccTCTGGCAGTGTCAGTAACCATGGGGACAGTGGACCTCTATCAGCCCCTCCTTTGTCTTTCTTAGCTGGTGCTGGATTCAGGTGGGAGAACAGGAGTGCTGTTATTTAGGCCCCCTTAGACCCCAGCAGTCTTTCACTCATTTTTCTGTTGGGGATAATCATCTTCTTATTGGCCTGCAAGAGTTCTTTATGGAGGATATTCATTCCTTGTCATTTGgcatttgcttttgcttttaactGTGGCACtgtttgattttagttttttaaactttatttagaaaGAATTTCTAATTTGCccaaaaatatacacataaaaatacaaaggacTCCCACATACCCTTACTTTATCacttgtgctctctctctctgtctctctctctccacacatacacacactttttcCTGAACCACTTGAGTTGCGTACATCATAGCCCTTTACACCTAAACATTTCAGGGACTATTTCCTAAAAATAAGATATTCTCTTATATAACCGAAGTACAGTTATCAACTTCATGAAATTACATTGATACAAGCCTTTAATCTAATCTACTGTACGTGTTCCAGTTTTATCAATTGACCTAAATTACATCCTTGATGGCATTTTCCCTCCAGTCCAGGATCCAGATCAGGATCAGGTATTGTACCAAAATCGCCAGTCATACTATTACTCCCTGCAGCTAGTAAGCAATCCAGGGGTCGGGGGAGGCGTTCTGAGGCCAGCAAGCACCCCTGCTCCTTGTCGACACTCCCCTCTGGACTTAGCCTCACCGGGGATTCTTGCTTGAGCATGTCTTTACTCTAGTGGCTGCAGAATGCTAAGTCCCATCCCATCTCCAGTGCTTTCTCCAGTGACCAGTTTACCCTCGGCATCCTGGCTGTGAGAAGGAgcctttccttttccccacttATGCATCTGTTATTGGCATAGACATGTGGATTCCTATTTCCAGTGATCTAAAACATATCATTGTCCTAAGCGAGTTTGGTGCTCAAAGTGTCCTAGATTTGGCTGTGGGAGCCCCATCAATCTGCTCTGTGTCCTGGGACATGCCCCCACGTTTTCTTAGCATGGACTTTCTTTGCATCATCACAAGATATTCCAGGATCATCTCGTACCCacactgcctcagctccagggTCAGCCACCTCTCCAAGGAGCCCAGTTCCTTTTAGAGACCAAGATCcagtgtgctcattgctactggggtgtctTTGCTTCTCAGCCCTTTCAGTGGACAGGGCTAGGAAACGTGCACATAGATACAaaagtatacatacacatacaaatatgcACGCAAGTATGCATATACACGTACATGCACATGTTTTAGAAATCATAAGTTCACGCCCAAACCTCTAATTCCAGTAGATGCCCCAGGGTTTCTTCTTGCTGTGCCCCACTCCACACTGTGTGCTCTTTCCTCAGTGAGAACCCTAGCTCCCACTTTAACACATTCCTCTCTTGCTCAGTCCTGTAGTACATCTGAAATAGATTCAGAATTGCTTTGCCTGTACCAGTACAATGGACTAGACTAGGATTTGTAATTCTCTCCCTGCCACCGTCCAACCCTGCCCAAGGCTGAGGGTCTGTAGTTAAATACTGTGTTCGTAAGTTATTGTGGCTGCCttccatcttctctttctctgcctctgcctcacccccttctctctctcccttcatgTGGTTACGGTATTAGCTTGAAATATAATTAGGTTCATGTGTTTGGTTTACTTTCAGTTTTAGGTCTCCTCCTTCCAGATCTTAATGATTTAATTTTACTTCTTGAATCTGGAGAATATGATATGCCTAACCTAGTTATTAGCCCATAGCAGGAACTTGGTAATTGCTTATGGAAAGTTTGCTCACTAGATGGCAGAGGTAAAAAGTCCAAGCCCAAAGGTTCTTCCTTCTCTGCTTGACCCCAACCCTGGAGTGAGTGCTGAACTCCACCCTGACATCCAGACCTCCTGGGTTTGCCTTACGGGGAAACTCCCCTCTTCCCAGGGACACCACACCTGAGACAGGGAGAGGCCAGGCCCATCAGCTCGAGGTGCAAGTTTCTCTTGGACCACTACCCAGCAGGACCGAGGCCAGCAGGACCTGGCCAGGTCGTTTACAGAGCTCATAGCCCTGGACATGCAGCCCACTGGGTGGCAGGCGGCTCATACTAGCACACAGAGTTCAAGTGTGTCTGAATAGACCAGGTCCTGTATTCCCAGGCATCTCTGCTCTATTTGACTTGACTTTCCTCTTTTTTACTTACTGATTTTTATGAATCCAATTTCCCTTCATCTGACGTGTTTAGCAGAATATGGAAAGGCAGAGAAGCAGGGCCATGCTGGAGGAGGCTTACTGGACATTCATTCCCGGCTGTGCTGGCTGTCAGATCCAAGAGCTAGTGGCCAGGGCTCCTTGTTCTGTCCCTGGAGACCCCAGCCCAGTGATTTAACCCCTacacctcatctataaaataaagctaaaatgcCTTTCCCGTCCCGCCGGGACTGGAACTATTCATTAGGTAAAATCCTTTAACGGATTTTGAAATCTCCGGAGAGGGACCTCTTCGAGTATGAACAGCATCATCCTTAAGGAGAAACGTTGAGAACCACAGCTGGCTCCTGGTCTCGTGGAGAAACAGCAGTTACATTCTCCCCCTTGATCTCCATCCTGGCAGCTGTATCTGATGAAGCAAGAGCTGCAGCGAGAGAAGATGTCTTCTTCCTGTGAGCGGGAATTTCGAGAGCGGTCCCTGAAGATGACGAATGAGCTGGAGCCTGGAGATGAGGAGCTGAGCCACCTGAAGGAGGAGAATGAGAGGCTCCGCTCCCTGACCTTCAGCCTGGTGGGTCCTGGTGCCTCAGCTTCCTGCCCTGGTCCCCACAAGATTCAGCttccttccctggtggccagCGGGGAGTGTCCTTGACCTTGGCCTGTGGCCTCCAGACTGTGGGATTTCTGACAAGTGGTTCTATTGAGGTGTGGCTAAGACCTGGGTGAGATGAAACCTAGTGACTCATCTCCATGGCTCCTTCTCgcatccctccttcccactcttccCAGCCCCCAAATGTTAGCAGAAGTGATAGCAGTTGCACACATATTCGAAAGTCTTACTCAGCTGTTTTGCTGCTGCCCTGTTGTTTGGAATAGATGAGGCTGATTATAAATGATGGGATTAGCTTAAGGTTGTGGGAGCAGGGCAATGTTTCTGCCTGCAAAATATTCTGGCGCCCTGCCCACGCAGGCATGAGGGAGTGGGGAATGGTAGGATGCAGAGAAGTTAGTGATGCCAAAGCCCTGGAATTATGCAAgccctctgcctctcctctccaATCCCTTTCgatcaataaatatctattttttgaaCTAGTCCTTCAATAGACATTCAGGGGTGTGGGGCAGGCCGCCGCCTGGCACTGCCACCCCATGGCCTGAACTGTGCCATCACTCATAAAAGTGAGCGCGAGCAGGGAATGACCCACCCGTTGGTGTTCCGCCTCCTGGAAGTTCTGCTTGTGGATTTGTTGAAGGGGCAGCCTGAAGCTACCTAAACAGTGGAGGTGCTATGCTACCCTCAGAGGCTTTCAGCTTCCTGTACTTTGTTTCCTAGCCATGCACACTTGGAGCTGAAATGCATGTTCTCCATTTTAATTGCTGACCTTGCCTTTTTTCCTGCCTGATGTGCAGTAATAAGGCTAAATCTGCCCACACACCATCCTTGAAGCTTCCTGCCTCCTATCCTTGGGACGAGATGATGGGGATGCTTCCCCAGGGGCAGGCCTTTGGGGAGGTCAGGGTCCCTGGGCTGACCTCTCTTTGCACCAGGCGGAGAAGGACATTCTGGAGCAGAACCTGGATGAGGCCCTGGAGAGCAGGCAGGAGCTGGTGAACCGTATCCACTCTCTGAGGGagcgggccatggccgctgggagACAGCGAAAGCAGGTGACCCTTCTGGGCCGTGTTTAGGGGCCGGGCTGCCTGGGTGAGGAAGGAGATTCTTTAATCCACACTGAGCTTAAGACCAGCTTTGCCTAACGAATGCATGGGCCTGTTCGTTGATTCCTTTGTCAAAACTAGATTGGGCACCAACTCACAGTCAAAGACTAGAGGTCATGTCTACtttgtggggtggggagaaaacaTGTCAGGCAAACAAGTGATTAGAACACAGAGTGATTTCTAGTGCATAGGGGCCCCAGGGTGAGAGCCAGGGATTTCTTTAGTTGCTATAAAAGGCAAGGGGAGGATGAGAGAAAGGAGACAGTGGAAGAGAATGAGGCAGATAGAGggaaaatatttatgcattttGGGACATggaataaacaaaacacaaatagacATGCAGCACCCATGCATATTTTGATgaccaaattaaaatataatcaacaCAGCAACTCTGTAGATGCACGTGGAATCCAGCACTTAAGAAATGAGCGTGAATTTACCTTATTTCCCCTCTAGaaccacctccctccctctcctcgaGGCTCCCCCACCACCCATCCTCAGCCCCGCCCTCACAGCCGCTGACCTTCACGGGCCATGTTTGTCCCCCTCTGTTCAGTACTGGGAAGAGAAGGAGCAGACCCTGCTCCAGTTCCAGAAAACCAAGGTGGACTGCGAAATCTACAAGGAGAAGATGAACGTCCTGCAGAGCCAAGTGGTCGAGCTGCAGAAGGAGCGGGACCAGGTACCCGGGAGAGGCAAGGGGCCGCCAGGGTGACGGGCTGAGGGGCTCCCAGAACAGTGCTGCGCCGGCGGAGTCTCGGGAGGTCGGGAGGCTCGGGAGGCTCGGGAAGGCCCCGCCCCTCTGGGTGTGGCCGAGGGCTGGCTGGCGGGGTCACCCGCCCTCGACGGCAGCAGGTTCCAGACTCGGGGTGTCTCTCCCAGTCCCTGGGAGGTTTCTTGACTCCCCTTGACTGTCATCTCCTGCCATGCCTGCTGTACAGCGTCCTCcctcctgcatttctaacaggggGTGTTTGTGTGCACCCCACCTATTGGGTGTTACTAGAACTACACACATTTACGTGAACTGTAAATGGTGCTAAGCTGCAGAATGAGCTGTGCATGGTGCGCACAGGGAAAGTCCAGGATAACCGCCGGCCAGAAAtggggggctttctctagctggaCTTCTGCGTGGTGGCGGCACAGCCTCTTTATCCTATGGGCGTCGATCCGCTCTATCTCGGCTCGCAGGCCTACTCAGCAAGGGATGGATCCCAGATGGAGATTTCTCAGAACCTGGCAGAGAAGGACGCACTCCGCAGGAAGGTGTTTGAGCTGACAGACCAGGTCTGCGAATTGCGCCAGCAGGTCCAGCGGCTACAAGTGCAGGCCGAGTCGCTGCCAGGGGTGAGCTCTGCTGCTGCTCaggtgaggggggtgggggggggtgggggggggatgcAGGGTGTGCTCGGGGTGGGACCGAGCCAGCCACGCGGGCCCTGCTGGCACCACCGGATTCAGCTCCATCCACCACGCTGGCTCCCGTGAGCAGACAGTGTGGTCAGAGGTTGAAGGTACCCAGCTGGGCAGGCTGAGTCTCCTTCTGCATCTCCTTTTATGGTAATACTATGCACGTCATAGAAGGGGTAGCTTAGTGGAAGGTTCTGGAGTCTGTAATGTGTGGTGTTTGATGAAGAAAGAAGGCAGCATATGAAGCTGTGCAGGCAGCCACTTGCTCTGGTGGACGATGCCTTCCTGGGATGCTTGAAAGTCAACTGTCTGAGAGCTGAGTGATAGACACGGAGGGAGCtatgttctcaaagaactaaAATTACTGTAAAACCTCTAATTATGGTCTTGCCAGCAGCTCCAGCTCCAAGGCACCCTGGTGGGTGGGCGAGACTCTTCAGAGGTGCCCAGGGACCTGCGTGAGGCACAATCAGACCCTCCCCTCCCTATGCAGGGGCCCTAGCCCTTCCTTCCTACCCACTTACCACATCAaacatcttcaaaaaatatacatatgtatagaaAAAAGACTGATGGACAGACAGCAAACTGCTAGCTGTTCTATTTCTGAGTGTGGGAGGACgggtcaattttattttcttctctaatcAGCCTGTTCCTCCCCACCAATATTCTTTGTGGAGTATGTTTagatatattatacatatagtaTGTATTTTTTGTATAACCAGGAAAGAATAACAGATATTatccaaaaggaataaaatgcagTCACCAAGCTGGTTGCTGCGTGTCCCCTTGGTGGCCAGTTCCCACAGTGCTGGGTGtcccaggctgggaggaggggacatAAATGTTTTGCCTTGAAGCCAATGAAAGGAAACCACTCGGGAGGCTGGAGACAGGGGTTGGGACTTGGTAGAAACCCCAAGAGCAACCAAAGGACGTTTCCTGAATTAACCAGCCTATCTGGGTCTTTGGCAGCCCAAGCAGGAGGCGGGAGTCAGGGAGCCCTGTCCGAAGAGGAAGCAGCGGCTGGTGCGCATGTTTGCCCTCTGCCCGTGGGACGACAGTGACGGCAGCTCCTCTGAGGTATGCCAGTTCCTCTGCCACTGCTGGGGCCAGACCAGGTGCACCCATGTCTATCGGGACAGaagagggcctggcacatagcagatgctaCAGAAATGCTTATTAAGTGAACCGAGGGGCTACACCTGGATCTACACATTTCACCTGCATACTCCAATGCCACACTCTGCATCTTGCATGTTTACACCCCGTCAGCATGTGACCCTCACTAGCCAGTAATTTGgcctctctggggctcagttgCTTTATATGTAAAGTGGGACAATGCTACCCACCGTATAGATTTATCGTAAGAACTAagcaatataaaatatagaagGTAGGTAATAGAGTGCCCagcgcatagtaggtgctcaattaatgtgGCCTGGCTCTttgctcctccctcccttccctcttgcctccTCTGCCCTGTCAGTGGGAGGCTGTGGTTTATCATCATTATACTCTTTACACAGTATGGCAGCAGGAGAGGTGTCCCGGGCATCCCTGTGAGAGCCCCGTGGTGACTTCTGCCCCGTCCTCCTCCAGTCTCAGCTCTGGTCTGACCTGAGCGCCACGTCCAGCCGAGAGCTGGTGGATAGCTTCCACTCCAGCAGCCCTGTGCCTCCCAGCCAGCAGTCCCTGTACAAGCGGGCCACAGAGGACTTCTGGGAAGACCCCTCGTCTTTCAGGTAGAGAGGGGCTGGTAAAGGGATCGGATGACTCCAGCCCCCTGGCAGCTCACTGGGACATTGGCTTCCATCTTCTTCTTATGTTTTTCAATGGCTGCCCCCAAACCCTGGAGGTGGACCAGGGAGGCTCCCTGGGTGCTAAGAAGGGTGATGCAGATTTGGATTACGAGATTGTAGACAGGGCAGGTGAGCATACCCCCCCAACCTCTGAAGCCACCCACCacccctgggctgggctggcagaGCCAGGCAGGGAAGTGAAGACAGGGATCTTCAGGGAGGCAGATGAGACACCCCAGTTTCTGTCCAGGGGATGGGCAGAGAGAAGCGAACTTGACTACTGCCCTGCCCTGAGCCTCTAGGAAAATCCAGACTACCTGGCCGTTCAAACCAGTGTCCAGATGTGCCGTGCTTACTGGGCGTCCTTTTGTTTTCACCTGGAGGCTAAGGGAGTTGCATTCACCTCCACATCCAGCTTGGCATAAATGTTCAGACAGCTCCAGACACACACCTcatctctctgtccctccctgctCCGACCCATGGACACTTGGGCCTCCCAGTGATATCAGAGGGCAACAGGCTTCCATCCTCACTGTTCCTGGCTGAGGCACCTGCTAGGAACATTTCTCCTGGGTGTTGGCACCTGAGACATTCCCATTTCTCCTGTGGCTTATTCCTCGTATTTGTCACTTAACTGGTCCTCCCTCCTTCTCAAGACACAGACCCCTCACGGGCAGCCTCCTTACTTTGCCACCACTGCACATCTGCCTCCAGCCTTgggccttgcacacagtaggtgcttagcaCCCTCTAGATTTCATCCTACGGCCACCAAGGGGCGCACGTACCCCACGCTGTTCTGCCTAGAGGCACCTTTAGGACAGACGGCCCCAGGCTTTCTGTGGGTCACATGACCAGAAACCTTGCCTTTTGCAAATTCAttgccatttttatttataacagtGATCAACTGAGAGGATCCACCCCAGGTATAACCAACCGGGATGTAAGAGCACGAACAGGAAAGAgtcattgctctttttttttttttgccttttgtcaTTATTCTGCATAACGTCCTGGTTCATATAACTTTAGTGGAATTGACCTCAAATACATCAGGAGTGTATAATTTCACTTGGCTTTGAATGTAAACACAAGTGGCTGtttgcctgtgagctgggcacaggcTGCCTGCAGCCAGCAACTCTTAGCTCTCTGTTGGCCCTCTGGTTCTTGTGAGAGGCTCAGGAGGTGAGAAGGGCAGCCTCACCCGGGCTGGGGGCGGTGTGCCATCTGCCTCACAGGACACATATAAAATACAGGCCTTGGAGAGACTCTGGGGACATCTAGTCCTAGGAGATTGTCAACTCAGAGGCCTGCCATGGCCAGCTGGTCAGCAGCGTGGCCTGGGGAGACAGGAGGCAGCCGATGGCCAGTGCCGGCGATGGCTGCCACACAGAAATACACACCCAGAGTTATGCCAGATTTGATTTCTCAAGTGAAGCCAGAAATCCAGATTCCAGATTCCCTATCTTGTAAAATGCTAGCAACTCATTCAAAGATTGCAAAAGGACACAATGTAGGTTAACTCTGGCAGATGCAGCTCTCCACCAGCTACTCCTATTTTAGGGGAGGTGAATCAAGGTTCTACGCATCAAGGAAGGGAGGGGCAAGAGAAGGTTCAGCCTCAGCAAAAGACAGAACAGGTAGGGGGTGCCTGTGGTGGTGGCACTGAGGTTGCACGGGTGAGCCAAAGCTCCTTCAGAAGGGGGGTGACCTTGAGGGGTAGGCTGGCTCGAGGCCTAAGCCCGTGGCTTCCTCCTAGACCTCCCTGAGTCCGAGAGCATCCTGCAGCTGTCTTCTGGGGGCCTCCACCTCGCCGCCAGGTGAGCAGAGGGCGGGGGCCAGGGCCAGCAGGTGGCAGAGTGAGGACTGTGTCCTCACTACCAGCCTTTCTGAGGCCAGGGAAGGAGAATTCCAGAGCCATGGGACTAGAGGGGGCAGATGGGGAGATGGCCCGGCCCGACCTCTTGCTCTAGGATGCATGAGCTCTGTCCCCTCCCTTTCTGCAACAGTGTCCCGGTGAGGCGGAGGCCAGCCCGCAAGATCCTGAGCCAGGTCACGGTGCTGGCCTTCCAGGGGGACGCGCCGCTGGAGCAGATAAGCGTTATTGGCGGAAACCTCACAGGCATCTACATTCATCGGGTCACCCCGGGCTCCGCAGCAGACGAGATGGCCTTGTGCCCCGGCACCCAGATTGTGATGGTGAGTGTGGCACCAACCCCTCGAGCCCCCAGGATCCTCACAGGGGTGGGGTCAGTGGGAGGGGCAGGTAACCCAGGAAGCCACAGATTCAACTTGACAAAGATGTATTATTGGATAGGCCCACACTCCTTCTTGGGCTGATGTAAAGCAGAGTGTCACACGTGTTTAGAGGAGAGTCCTGGTGATTCTCATCAAAACCCTGCGCCCTTCTCCACCTTGACGTCCTTGAACTCTGGAGGGTGAGCCTGTGAGCTGTTGTAGTCTGGACTATGCACCAGTTGAGAGGGCTTTGGGGATGCGGCAGTCTTGACCCAGGGATCTTCTGAT
The genomic region above belongs to Phocoena phocoena chromosome 19, mPhoPho1.1, whole genome shotgun sequence and contains:
- the CARD14 gene encoding caspase recruitment domain-containing protein 14 gives rise to the protein MLAAFGCSGPATAELCHTDSSLTALDEEMLWEMMEDHRCRIGRSICPSRLTPYLRQAKVLDQLDEEEVLHSPRFTNTAMRVGHLLDLLKTRGKNGAIAFLESLKFHNPDVYTLVTGLQPSVDFTNFSGLMETSKLTECLAGAIGSLQEELSQEKGQKEALLRQCQQLQEQLGQAEARAEGLCQLEADHGRMNHEVSAHFHKVLKLKDKMLSLSLHYSNALQEKDLATMRCRGLQEELYLMKQELQREKMSSSCEREFRERSLKMTNELEPGDEELSHLKEENERLRSLTFSLAEKDILEQNLDEALESRQELVNRIHSLRERAMAAGRQRKQYWEEKEQTLLQFQKTKVDCEIYKEKMNVLQSQVVELQKERDQAYSARDGSQMEISQNLAEKDALRRKVFELTDQVCELRQQVQRLQVQAESLPGPKQEAGVREPCPKRKQRLVRMFALCPWDDSDGSSSESQLWSDLSATSSRELVDSFHSSSPVPPSQQSLYKRATEDFWEDPSSFSCPQTLEVDQGGSLGAKKGDADLDYEIVDRADLPESESILQLSSGGLHLAASVPVRRRPARKILSQVTVLAFQGDAPLEQISVIGGNLTGIYIHRVTPGSAADEMALCPGTQIVMVDYKATEPLNKAVLEGMTLDRAVRLLQRVNGFCCLSVKVNVEGYKKLVQDLKAKVATSGDSFYIWVNLALERRAEEELQVHCNDILHITDTLFQGGSCWHAHRVGPYSTKGTEQGTIPNYAQAQQLLIALIQDTAHQSTMARKPSGGAQKLVRIVGMDRTKASPLWSSFDGGQLDPSQVEDPSTVCFWAESYFTLVPYTLVHSHKPSRPRPVLFVPRVVGKILMEKLCLLQGYKKCPAAYLSQEEYDASSQRGDIIQEREAPGGRYCVTCRAVESLMGKNTHALLDVQLDSVRVLHKMEIFPIIIHISINEKVAKKFKKALQRLGTAEDQLLEAARQEEGELDEVPCLYSSLAPDSWSDLHALLGCVPLAIADEQKKVVWTG